A DNA window from Patagioenas fasciata isolate bPatFas1 chromosome 1, bPatFas1.hap1, whole genome shotgun sequence contains the following coding sequences:
- the EXOSC8 gene encoding exosome complex component RRP43: protein MATAFKTVEPLEYYRRFLKENCRPDGRELGEFRATTVNIGSITTADGSALVKLGNTTVICGVKAELAAPAADSANKGYIVPNVELPPLCSTRFRSGPPGEEAQAASQFIADVIENSQMIAKEDLCIVSGKLAWVLYCDIICLDYDGNILDASAFALLAALKNVQLPSVTINEETGLSEVNLKQKNRLIIRKHPVATSFAIFDDTLLIVDPTAEEEDLATGTVTIVTDDEDKLCSVHKPGGSPLTGAKLQDCITRAVTRHKEVKKLIDKVIKSIKPQ from the exons ATGGCGACGGCTTTCAA aACGGTGGAGCCATTGGAATATTACAGAAGATTTTTG AAAGAGAACTGTCGACCTGACGGAAGGGAGTTAGGTGAATTCCGGGCAACTACTGTCAACATAG GTTCAATTACAACTGCAGATGGTTCTGCCCTGGTGAAGTTAGGAAATACAACAGTGATTTGTGGAGTTAAAGCG gaactTGCTGCACCTGCAGCAGATTCTGCTAATAAGGGATATATTG TTCCAAACGTAGAACTGCCACCCCTCTGTTCAACAAGGTTTCGCTCTGGACCGCCTGGTGAAGAGGCTCAAGCAGCAAGCCAGTTCATTGCAGATGTGATTGAAAA ttcaCAGATGATAGCGAAAGAAGATCTATGTATTGTGAGTGGCAAG CTTGCTTGGGTGTTATACTGTGACATCATATGTCTGGACTATGATGGAAACATTTTGGATGCCAGTGCCTTTGCTTTGTTGGCAGCATTAAAAAATG taCAGTTGCCATCAGTTACTATAAATGAAGAAACCGGTTTATCAGAAGTTAATTTAAAACAGAAGAATCGTTTGATTATCAGAAAACATCCGGTTGCCACATCCTTTGCTATATTTGATGA CACATTACTCATTGTTGATCCAACTGCTGAAGAAGAAGACTTAGCAACTGGAACAGTAACTATTGTAACTGATGATGAAGACAAACTGTGTTCTGTCCACAAACCAG GTGGAAGTCCTCTTACAGGAGCCAAGCTTCAGGACTGTATCACCAGAGCAGTTACAAGACACAAAGAAGTAAAGAAGCTGATAGACAAAGTAATAAAAAGTATAAAGCCCCAATGA